The following proteins are encoded in a genomic region of Coffea eugenioides isolate CCC68of chromosome 6, Ceug_1.0, whole genome shotgun sequence:
- the LOC113776124 gene encoding uncharacterized protein LOC113776124 isoform X2, with amino-acid sequence MLDYVKCNCEKALRLHKQVEDLIRIDNKSRFVSLVRRVLEKKNSVTNENVLDSKDVLMWICSHQALACATALLEGKTGLSVDLNVTLKCGFYPLHYAAENLCCGLTDVFLKHGALTSLPCSVHGSRYSGKLPLSVALEAIGCHPFLRDWSPNKSIFKLIYIFCLPEMAEPLETLKLLALHTEELQVISSSNVHEGRLVQLVALLLVAREKLLAPAIDNSVDGSFIGQCILKELALLLDQEVKLMGTAHNEELNRCRQMKDAIRSMGLMLNVFDKAGGPIDRFRYFIALGNDIPPHIVVRNVICLLKDLGFALKTEDIDVSDISCMVTRLNLQESARLSMALDNILQPKSSWSEFNQNSVNGDGGQRQIQMNSPFPAGISVSSLKSFHTCLGFMPRPAPVPAPPRGTQKIIRGMQPGSRLCWATHWAFRALTIKRRIS; translated from the exons ATGCTTGATTATGTG AAATGCAACTGTGAGAAAGCACTTAGGTTGCATAAGCAAGTTGAAGATCTTATTCGGATTGATAATAAGTCTCGATTTGTTTCGTTGGTTAGAAGGGTGTTGGAAAAGAAGAATTCTGTGACTAACGAAAATGTACTTGACTCAAAGGATGTGCTGATGTGGATATGTTCCCACCAAGCATTAGCTTGTGCCACGGCATTGCTGGAAGGAAAGACGGGACTATCTGTGGATCTTAATGTGACGCTCAAATGTGGGTTTTACCCATTGCACTATGCAGCTGAAAATTTATGTTGCGGCCTTACAGATGTTTTTCTGAAGCATGGAGCTTTAACTTCCCTTCCTTGCAGCGTTCATGGGTCAAGATATAGTGGAAAGCTCCCTCTAAGTGTGGCACTTGAGGCAATAGGCTGTCATCCATTCCTGCGTGATTGGAGTCCCAATAAATCGATCTTCAAgctaatttatattttttgcCTGCCGGAAATG GCAGAGCCATTGGAGACCTTAAAACTGCTGGCCTTGCATACTGAAGAGTTGCAGGTGATAAGTTCCTCAAATGTTCATGAGGGGAGACTTGTTCAGCTTGTTGCTCTATTGTTGGTTGCTAGGGAAAAATTACTTGCTCCGGCTATTGATAACAGTGTTGATGGATCCTTTATTGGGCAGTGCATCCTAAAAGAATTAGCTTTATTACTTGATCAAGAGGTTAAGTTAATGGGTACTGCCCATAATGAGGAGTTGAACAGGTGCAGGCAAATGAAAGATGCAATACGTTCTATGGGATTGATGCTTAATGTTTTTGATAAGGCTGGCGGTCCCATTGATAGATTTCGCTACTTCATTGCACTTGGG aATGATATACCACCACACATCGTTGTACGAAATGTGATTTGTTTGCTCAAAGATTTGGGGTTTGCTTTGAAGACGGAGGACATTGATGTGTCTGATATAAGTTG CATGGTGACCAGATTGAACCTCCAGGAATCAG CAAGACTCAGCATGGCTCTTGACAATATACTGCAGCCCAAGTCAAGCTGGTCTGAGTTCAATCAG AACTCCGTAAATGGTGATGGGGGACAGCGGCAGATTCAAATGAATTCCCCGTTCCCTGCTGGAATTTCGGTTTCTTCGTTGAAATCATTCCATACGTGTCTAGGATTCATGCCCAGGCCTGCGCCTGTGCCAGCGCCACCAAGGGGAACTCAGAAAATAATCAGAGGAATGCAACCTGGGTCCAGGCTTTGTTGGGCTACTCATTGGGCCTTTCGTGCCCTTACTATCAAGAGAAGGATTTCATGA
- the LOC113776124 gene encoding uncharacterized protein LOC113776124 isoform X3 has protein sequence MLDYVDVLMWICSHQALACATALLEGKTGLSVDLNVTLKCGFYPLHYAAENLCCGLTDVFLKHGALTSLPCSVHGSRYSGKLPLSVALEAIGCHPFLRDWSPNKSIFKLIYIFCLPEMAEPLETLKLLALHTEELQVISSSNVHEGRLVQLVALLLVAREKLLAPAIDNSVDGSFIGQCILKELALLLDQEVKLMGTAHNEELNRCRQMKDAIRSMGLMLNVFDKAGGPIDRFRYFIALGNDIPPHIVVRNVICLLKDLGFALKTEDIDVSDISWQCGGTSMVTRLNLQESARLSMALDNILQPKSSWSEFNQNSVNGDGGQRQIQMNSPFPAGISVSSLKSFHTCLGFMPRPAPVPAPPRGTQKIIRGMQPGSRLCWATHWAFRALTIKRRIS, from the exons ATGCTTGATTATGTG GATGTGCTGATGTGGATATGTTCCCACCAAGCATTAGCTTGTGCCACGGCATTGCTGGAAGGAAAGACGGGACTATCTGTGGATCTTAATGTGACGCTCAAATGTGGGTTTTACCCATTGCACTATGCAGCTGAAAATTTATGTTGCGGCCTTACAGATGTTTTTCTGAAGCATGGAGCTTTAACTTCCCTTCCTTGCAGCGTTCATGGGTCAAGATATAGTGGAAAGCTCCCTCTAAGTGTGGCACTTGAGGCAATAGGCTGTCATCCATTCCTGCGTGATTGGAGTCCCAATAAATCGATCTTCAAgctaatttatattttttgcCTGCCGGAAATG GCAGAGCCATTGGAGACCTTAAAACTGCTGGCCTTGCATACTGAAGAGTTGCAGGTGATAAGTTCCTCAAATGTTCATGAGGGGAGACTTGTTCAGCTTGTTGCTCTATTGTTGGTTGCTAGGGAAAAATTACTTGCTCCGGCTATTGATAACAGTGTTGATGGATCCTTTATTGGGCAGTGCATCCTAAAAGAATTAGCTTTATTACTTGATCAAGAGGTTAAGTTAATGGGTACTGCCCATAATGAGGAGTTGAACAGGTGCAGGCAAATGAAAGATGCAATACGTTCTATGGGATTGATGCTTAATGTTTTTGATAAGGCTGGCGGTCCCATTGATAGATTTCGCTACTTCATTGCACTTGGG aATGATATACCACCACACATCGTTGTACGAAATGTGATTTGTTTGCTCAAAGATTTGGGGTTTGCTTTGAAGACGGAGGACATTGATGTGTCTGATATAAGTTG GCAATGTGGCGGAACAAGCATGGTGACCAGATTGAACCTCCAGGAATCAG CAAGACTCAGCATGGCTCTTGACAATATACTGCAGCCCAAGTCAAGCTGGTCTGAGTTCAATCAG AACTCCGTAAATGGTGATGGGGGACAGCGGCAGATTCAAATGAATTCCCCGTTCCCTGCTGGAATTTCGGTTTCTTCGTTGAAATCATTCCATACGTGTCTAGGATTCATGCCCAGGCCTGCGCCTGTGCCAGCGCCACCAAGGGGAACTCAGAAAATAATCAGAGGAATGCAACCTGGGTCCAGGCTTTGTTGGGCTACTCATTGGGCCTTTCGTGCCCTTACTATCAAGAGAAGGATTTCATGA
- the LOC113772971 gene encoding uncharacterized protein LOC113772971 — protein sequence MSAIRAIGRALFAAVKADTSSASSAAAAAASTARTKHNPLEDFFEADRSSDDDKPVVYGRGWKASELCLKSWDDPQKLWFVLLKEKNMLMTQRQMLHAQNLRFANPEHISKVSVYPFVYQRRMHHTSDFSTIHDHKELFVYPPHDRNNTLSEDQIPLEKIKELYSPLIHEYESRSKVAKKKEVTWMDFSRLLINTEVEKRIWIVEEVHRRNLHIVDGCFSEDPPIACTWPLPNERCTIVSVIAGFDPKTGTIFYGIVIRNEHGEILLIQCLTEVIESWKRFNPHEAEAEAIHRGIKFADKNKEMLGYDKFIVESDSKEGIHRVSRWASENYPNFKLRHTYRELMGLTQLLINLVKVSPDVQNPDYESIEKDLKPIAEGFKAGMLRLIFPKSRKSKKGRNQKNKREN from the exons ATGTCTGCAATCAGAGCAATTGGTAGGGCGCTTTTTGCTGCAGTCAAGGCTGACACTTCATCCGCATCTTCTGCAGCTGCAGCTGCTGCTTCCACTGCTAGGACTAAACATAACCCTCTTGAGGATTTCTTCGAGGCTGACAGAAGTTCAGATGACGACAAGCCTGTTGTATATG GTAGGGGCTGGAAAGCTTCTGAATTGTGCCTTAAATCATGGGATGATCCTCAGAAGTTATGGTTTGTTCTATTAAAGGAGAAAAACATGTTGATGACCCAACGCCAGATGCTTCATGCTCAGAACCTACGTTTTGCAAATCCAGAACATATCTCCAAG GTGTCTGTCTACCCTTTTGTATATCAAAGGCGGATGCACCATACATCCGATTTCTCTACCATACATGATCACAAGGAACTTTTCGTGTATCCTCCACATGACAGAAATAATACTCTTAGTGAG GATCAGATCCCTTTGGAAAAAATTAAGGAATTATATAGTCCTCTCATTCATGAATATGAGTCCAGATCGAAAGTTGCCAAAAAGAAAGAAGTGACTTGGATGGATTTTTCTAGACTGTTAATCAACACAGAGGTTGAGAAACGCATTTGGATAGTTGAAGAAGTTCATAGAAGGAACTTGCATATCGTGGACGGATGTTTCAGTGAAGATCCACCGATTGCGTGTACTTGGCCTTTGCCCAATGAAAG gtgCACTATAGTTTCAGTTATTGCTGGATTTGACCCGAAGACGGGGACGATATTTTATGGAATCGTGATACGGAATGAACATGGCGAAATATTGCTGATACAATGTCTGACTGAAGTCATTGAATCTTGGAAAAGATTTAATCCGCATGAGGCTGAGGCTGAAGCTATTCATAGAGGCATTAAGTTTGCAGATAAGAATAAGGAAATGTTAGGATATGACAAGTTCATAGTTGAATCTGATAGCAAAGAAGGCATTCATCGGGTTTCAAG ATGGGCAAGTGAAAATTACCCAAATTTTAAATTGAGACACACATATCGCGAATTAATGGGGTTAACCCAACTCCTCATCAACCTTGTGAAGGTCTCACCAGATGTCCAGAATCCCGATTACGAGTCGATTGAGAAGGATTTAAAACCCATTGCAGAAGGATTCAAGGCTGGCATGTTGCGCCTTATATTTCCAAAGTCCAGGAAGAGCAAGAAGGGAAGGAACCAGAAGAACAAGCGTGAGAATTGA
- the LOC113776124 gene encoding uncharacterized protein LOC113776124 isoform X4, producing MWICSHQALACATALLEGKTGLSVDLNVTLKCGFYPLHYAAENLCCGLTDVFLKHGALTSLPCSVHGSRYSGKLPLSVALEAIGCHPFLRDWSPNKSIFKLIYIFCLPEMAEPLETLKLLALHTEELQVISSSNVHEGRLVQLVALLLVAREKLLAPAIDNSVDGSFIGQCILKELALLLDQEVKLMGTAHNEELNRCRQMKDAIRSMGLMLNVFDKAGGPIDRFRYFIALGNDIPPHIVVRNVICLLKDLGFALKTEDIDVSDISWQCGGTSMVTRLNLQESARLSMALDNILQPKSSWSEFNQNSVNGDGGQRQIQMNSPFPAGISVSSLKSFHTCLGFMPRPAPVPAPPRGTQKIIRGMQPGSRLCWATHWAFRALTIKRRIS from the exons ATGTGGATATGTTCCCACCAAGCATTAGCTTGTGCCACGGCATTGCTGGAAGGAAAGACGGGACTATCTGTGGATCTTAATGTGACGCTCAAATGTGGGTTTTACCCATTGCACTATGCAGCTGAAAATTTATGTTGCGGCCTTACAGATGTTTTTCTGAAGCATGGAGCTTTAACTTCCCTTCCTTGCAGCGTTCATGGGTCAAGATATAGTGGAAAGCTCCCTCTAAGTGTGGCACTTGAGGCAATAGGCTGTCATCCATTCCTGCGTGATTGGAGTCCCAATAAATCGATCTTCAAgctaatttatattttttgcCTGCCGGAAATG GCAGAGCCATTGGAGACCTTAAAACTGCTGGCCTTGCATACTGAAGAGTTGCAGGTGATAAGTTCCTCAAATGTTCATGAGGGGAGACTTGTTCAGCTTGTTGCTCTATTGTTGGTTGCTAGGGAAAAATTACTTGCTCCGGCTATTGATAACAGTGTTGATGGATCCTTTATTGGGCAGTGCATCCTAAAAGAATTAGCTTTATTACTTGATCAAGAGGTTAAGTTAATGGGTACTGCCCATAATGAGGAGTTGAACAGGTGCAGGCAAATGAAAGATGCAATACGTTCTATGGGATTGATGCTTAATGTTTTTGATAAGGCTGGCGGTCCCATTGATAGATTTCGCTACTTCATTGCACTTGGG aATGATATACCACCACACATCGTTGTACGAAATGTGATTTGTTTGCTCAAAGATTTGGGGTTTGCTTTGAAGACGGAGGACATTGATGTGTCTGATATAAGTTG GCAATGTGGCGGAACAAGCATGGTGACCAGATTGAACCTCCAGGAATCAG CAAGACTCAGCATGGCTCTTGACAATATACTGCAGCCCAAGTCAAGCTGGTCTGAGTTCAATCAG AACTCCGTAAATGGTGATGGGGGACAGCGGCAGATTCAAATGAATTCCCCGTTCCCTGCTGGAATTTCGGTTTCTTCGTTGAAATCATTCCATACGTGTCTAGGATTCATGCCCAGGCCTGCGCCTGTGCCAGCGCCACCAAGGGGAACTCAGAAAATAATCAGAGGAATGCAACCTGGGTCCAGGCTTTGTTGGGCTACTCATTGGGCCTTTCGTGCCCTTACTATCAAGAGAAGGATTTCATGA
- the LOC113776124 gene encoding uncharacterized protein LOC113776124 isoform X1, which produces MLDYVKCNCEKALRLHKQVEDLIRIDNKSRFVSLVRRVLEKKNSVTNENVLDSKDVLMWICSHQALACATALLEGKTGLSVDLNVTLKCGFYPLHYAAENLCCGLTDVFLKHGALTSLPCSVHGSRYSGKLPLSVALEAIGCHPFLRDWSPNKSIFKLIYIFCLPEMAEPLETLKLLALHTEELQVISSSNVHEGRLVQLVALLLVAREKLLAPAIDNSVDGSFIGQCILKELALLLDQEVKLMGTAHNEELNRCRQMKDAIRSMGLMLNVFDKAGGPIDRFRYFIALGNDIPPHIVVRNVICLLKDLGFALKTEDIDVSDISWQCGGTSMVTRLNLQESARLSMALDNILQPKSSWSEFNQNSVNGDGGQRQIQMNSPFPAGISVSSLKSFHTCLGFMPRPAPVPAPPRGTQKIIRGMQPGSRLCWATHWAFRALTIKRRIS; this is translated from the exons ATGCTTGATTATGTG AAATGCAACTGTGAGAAAGCACTTAGGTTGCATAAGCAAGTTGAAGATCTTATTCGGATTGATAATAAGTCTCGATTTGTTTCGTTGGTTAGAAGGGTGTTGGAAAAGAAGAATTCTGTGACTAACGAAAATGTACTTGACTCAAAGGATGTGCTGATGTGGATATGTTCCCACCAAGCATTAGCTTGTGCCACGGCATTGCTGGAAGGAAAGACGGGACTATCTGTGGATCTTAATGTGACGCTCAAATGTGGGTTTTACCCATTGCACTATGCAGCTGAAAATTTATGTTGCGGCCTTACAGATGTTTTTCTGAAGCATGGAGCTTTAACTTCCCTTCCTTGCAGCGTTCATGGGTCAAGATATAGTGGAAAGCTCCCTCTAAGTGTGGCACTTGAGGCAATAGGCTGTCATCCATTCCTGCGTGATTGGAGTCCCAATAAATCGATCTTCAAgctaatttatattttttgcCTGCCGGAAATG GCAGAGCCATTGGAGACCTTAAAACTGCTGGCCTTGCATACTGAAGAGTTGCAGGTGATAAGTTCCTCAAATGTTCATGAGGGGAGACTTGTTCAGCTTGTTGCTCTATTGTTGGTTGCTAGGGAAAAATTACTTGCTCCGGCTATTGATAACAGTGTTGATGGATCCTTTATTGGGCAGTGCATCCTAAAAGAATTAGCTTTATTACTTGATCAAGAGGTTAAGTTAATGGGTACTGCCCATAATGAGGAGTTGAACAGGTGCAGGCAAATGAAAGATGCAATACGTTCTATGGGATTGATGCTTAATGTTTTTGATAAGGCTGGCGGTCCCATTGATAGATTTCGCTACTTCATTGCACTTGGG aATGATATACCACCACACATCGTTGTACGAAATGTGATTTGTTTGCTCAAAGATTTGGGGTTTGCTTTGAAGACGGAGGACATTGATGTGTCTGATATAAGTTG GCAATGTGGCGGAACAAGCATGGTGACCAGATTGAACCTCCAGGAATCAG CAAGACTCAGCATGGCTCTTGACAATATACTGCAGCCCAAGTCAAGCTGGTCTGAGTTCAATCAG AACTCCGTAAATGGTGATGGGGGACAGCGGCAGATTCAAATGAATTCCCCGTTCCCTGCTGGAATTTCGGTTTCTTCGTTGAAATCATTCCATACGTGTCTAGGATTCATGCCCAGGCCTGCGCCTGTGCCAGCGCCACCAAGGGGAACTCAGAAAATAATCAGAGGAATGCAACCTGGGTCCAGGCTTTGTTGGGCTACTCATTGGGCCTTTCGTGCCCTTACTATCAAGAGAAGGATTTCATGA
- the LOC113775947 gene encoding F-box protein SKIP1 encodes MDDKEGGTSESGPSHHWGDLTHECLVNILSRVSLEDRWRGAMVVCKPWLHACKEPCLNSVFDLETRFDSSTELPRYWTPEFERKIDAMLLSVVAWSDGSLTEIRVRHCSNRSLSLVSERCPNLQVLSIKSSPHVTDEVVAKIASGCPNLRELDISYCYEISHESMALIGRHCPKLQVFRRNLMNWLDPSQHHGIVPGEYLDACPQDGDADATAIGKFMPHLLHLELRFSKLTAKGLVLISEGCSDLEYLDLSGCANVTSRDIANASSSLKNLKTIKRPNFYIPRSVFHVERYGHWRLYDERFQTDAFRI; translated from the exons ATGGACGACAAAGAAGGAGGAACATCCGAGTCGGGACCGAGTCACCACTGGGGCGATTTGACTCACGAGTGTCTCGTTAACATCCTTTCCCGCGTATCACTCGAAGACCGATGGCGGGGAGCTATGGTCGTCTGCAAGCCATGGCTGCACGCCTGCAAGGAGCCCTGTCTCAACTCGGTCTTTGACCTCGAAACTCGCTTCGACTCATCCACTGAGTTGCCCCGTTACTGGACTCCCGAGTTCGAACGCAAAATCGATGCCATGCTTCTATCCGTCGTCGCTTGGAGCGATGGATCCCTCACTGAAATCCGCGTCAGACACTGCTCTAACCGCTCTCTCTCTTTAGTTTCTGAAAG GTGCCCCAATCTTCAAGTTCTTTCCATCAAGAGCTCTCCTCATGTTACAGATGAAGTTGTTGCTAAAATAGCTTCTGGCTGCCCCAACCTTAGGGAACTTGATATTAGCTATTGCTATGAAATATCTCATGAATCTATGGCACTTATAGGAAGGCACTGCCCGAAGTTGCAGGTTTTCAGGCGGAATTTGATGAATTGGTTGGATCCTTCTCAACATCATGGTATTGTACCTGGTGAGTATCTGGATGCTTGTCCTCAAGATGGGGATGCAGATGCTACTGCAATTGGGAAATTTATGCCTCATCTCCTGCATCTCGAACTTCGGTTTTCCAAATTGACGGCCAAAGGTCTTGTTTTGATATCCGAAGGGTGTTCGGATCTTGAATATCTGGATTTATCTGGATGTGCAAATGTAACTAGTCGTGATATAGCAAATGCATCTTCCAGTTTGAAGAATTTGAAAACCATAAAAAGGCCTAACTTCTACATTCCTAGGTCTGTTTTCCATGTTGAAAGGTATGGCCATTGGAGATTATATGACGAACGCTTCCAGACCGATGCATTTCGTATTTGa
- the LOC113773082 gene encoding uncharacterized protein LOC113773082: protein MEGRVHTFRPPEGYVDEEMEDYIKNGYPSLEDEITFAVSHDKKETFVTWINGITYKNDIPRWCVDRMFLFDSINCMDAVLNGEMTGKIDFTVDAVPHNNHGELPALHKAATSQACRLTELFLGITDQANVRLDFKDVKGWLPLNFALENLRSPSSMPVWINSKGDKHKSYWMANPIPQGPTEMVFKLLYYLLWPFSRSALEVVRLLAQKTKEVEFEFFKYVKEQKLVELAGLLLVAHEKVMPGLEERMKIRNFVLKEAAFLNLQEIRSLYGSGDEKSLQEVKKKKVEMEAILLLLEVFDRIGDKLSAYVQIVRKLVGEEYHAKEIGWILEKAGFSVKLELFDETSRGIIRHEWYLPFLGDTGAEDTFYILNRIKRLESHKMALGYRKLPSICGTPIQQVVASSSSSSQWSSASALKSFHTFHPVRASGRCSGSATWENKACNWLWDLPCKRGLLRDSQDLPSANRVLNMQYRKVWACVVATLKRGTRLI from the exons ATGGAAGGG AGGGTACACACTTTTCGGCCTCCAGAAGGATATGTGGATGAAGAAATGGAAGACTATATCAAGAATGGTTATCCTTCCCTAGAAGATGAAATTACTTTTGCTGTCTCACATGATAAGAAAGAAACATTTGTTACTTGGATAAATGGGATAACCTACAAAAATGATATACCTCGATGGTGTGTGGATCGTATGTTTCTTTTTGACTCCATAAATTGTATGGATGCTGTTCTGAATGGAGAAATGACAGGAAAAATTGATTTTACTGTTGATGCTGTTCCACACAACAACCATGGGGAACTTCCTGCATTGCATAAAGCAGCTACTAGTCAGGCCTGTAGACTGACTGAGTTATTTCTTGGTATTACGGATCAAGCAAATGTCAGATTGGATTTTAAGGATGTAAAAGGGTGGTTGCCGCTGAATTTTGCTCTTGAGAATTTAAG GTCTCCAAGCTCGATGCCTGTGTGGATAAATTCTAAAGGAGACAAGCATAAATCCTACTGGATGGCTAATCCAATACCACAGGGACCAACTGAGATGGTCTTCAAGTTACTTTATTATCTGCTTTGGCCGTTTTCG AGATCTGCTCTGGAAGTTGTGAGATTGCTGGCGCAGAAGACCAAAGaagttgaatttgaattttttaaatatgtgaaagagCAGAAACTGGTTGAATTAGCAGGCTTGTTGTTGGTGGCTCATGAAAAGGTTATGCCTGGTTTAGAAGAACGTATGAAGATCCGCAATTTTGTCTTGAAAGAAGCTGCATTTCTGAATTTACAAGAAATCAGGTCCTTGTATGGCTCTGGTGATGAGAAGTCCCTACAAGAGGTGAAAAAGAAGAAGGTGGAGATGGAGGCAATACTATTATTACTTGAAGTATTTGACAGAATTGGTGATAAACTTTCGGCTTATGTTCAGATAGTGCGAAAACTG GTGGGAGAGGAATATCACGCCAAAGAAATTGGCTGGATCTTGGAGAAAGCTGGATTTTCCGTGAAGCTTGAACTTTTTGATGAAACAAGCAG GGGAATAATTCGGCATGAGTGGTATTTACCCTTTCTAG GGGACACAGGTGCAGAAGACACCTTTTACATTCTTAATCGCATCAAACGTTTGGAGTCACATAAGATGGCTTTGGGTTATCGAAAA CTGCCTTCAATCTGTGGGACGCCTATTCAGCAAGTTGTAGCATCTTCAAGTAGCTCCTCCCAATGGTCTTCAGCTTCTGCTCTAAAATCATTTCATACATTCCATCCTGTGAGGGCCAGTGGTCGGTGTTCTGGTTCTGCTACATGGGAGAATAAAGCATGCAACTGGTTGTGGGATTTGCCATGCAAACGTGGTCTTCTTAGAGATAGCCAGGATCTCCCTTCAGCCAATAGGGTGCTAAACATGCAATACAGGAAGGTATGGGCTTGTGTTGTGGCAACTTTAAAAAGGGGAACAAGGCTCATCTGA